In Mercenaria mercenaria strain notata chromosome 14, MADL_Memer_1, whole genome shotgun sequence, the following are encoded in one genomic region:
- the LOC123527992 gene encoding beta-1,3-galactosyl-O-glycosyl-glycoprotein beta-1,6-N-acetylglucosaminyltransferase-like has product MMPYKTLRKLVLTIAFLFILYTIHNIVLQGNNLYINSRSRDIWINSLGRNVTRKSHNSDSISRLLIDRLNESDHRPSQKSEQNDYIGSERFIINILSNSLPNNVSVLQNKTHIFHLPINKLNQLQNILNETYLENDTLYSYKPGTETVSDQVNNTFSDKHTVRHLEFQNDTDVERNETDGNSESEEIEDENNEFDITDLDDHITFPAKRTENKQESQVKTISGRNQLKWNGQYDIKLNNTPAYRQQIHTVFKRPIQNPAGIDCNQIVEKGKENEIMKAKYVMEKFQRRGIATDKYARTRDCENFRGGRGYIEHPLSQMELDFPLAFGITAYKDVEQAERLLRAIYRPHNFYCFHLDSKMQHLDRKAFESIVRCFDNVFISDRSVNVTWGKYSVLEAELLCMEKLWQHKKWIYYINLTGQEFPLKTNREIVAILDALDGANIVDGTWIRARQRYFYRWTIAGHPPPHKIRPIKGSVHVAVNRHFVDFALHDERALDFLEWLKKTQIPDETFFASLNHNPHLGINGSFLGEAEEYPLKPSLMRYKNWEFGHAVFVRGCAGKYVRNVCVLGVGDLQKAYNDIGLFVNKFNLDFEYLALDCLEEILYKKTWDQYVKDVKIDTNYYKHLDYVKKKLFVPPQNG; this is encoded by the exons ATGATGCCCTACAAAACTCTCAGGAAACTTGTGTTAACAATAGCTTTCCTATTCATCTTGTACACCATACACAACATAGTACTACAGGGAAACAACTTGTATATAAATTCAAGAAGTCGGGATATTTGGATTAACTCCCTTGGAAGGAATGTTACGCGGAAATCACATAACTCAGATAGCATATCACGATTACTTATAGATAGATTAAATGAATCAGATCACAGACCTAGCCAAAAGTCTGAACAAAATGATTATATAGGGTCAGAAcgatttataattaatattttatcaaacagtTTGCCTAATAATGTctcagttttacaaaataaaacgcATATATTTCATCTACCTATAAATAAACTAAACCAATTACAAAACATACTTAACGAGACATATCTTGAGAATGATACATTATATAGTTACAAACCTGGCACAGAAACTGTGTCAGATCAAGTTAATAATACGTTCAGTGACAAACATACTGTCAGGCATTTAGAATTTCAAAATGATACTGACGTAGAAAGGAACGAGACTGACGGTAACAGTGAGTCTGAGGAGATAGAGGATGAAAACAACGAGTTTGATATTACTGACCTTGATGATCATATTACATTTCCTGCAAAAAGAACGGAAAATAAACAGGAGTCACAAGTCAAAACAATATCCGGCAGAAATCAATTAAAATGGAATGGACAGTATGACATTAAACTGAATAACACTCCAGCGTATCGTCAGCAGATACATACTGTTTTTAAACGACCAATCCAGAATCCTGCTGGCATAGATTGTAATCAAATAGTAGAAAAGGGTAAAGAGAATGAAATTATGAAAGCCAAATACGTAATGGAAAAGTTTCAAAGGCGTGGTATTGCCACTGACAAATACGCTCGAACGAGAGACTGTGAAAATTTTCGTGGAGGACGCGGGTACATAGAACATCCGTTGTCCCAAATGGAGCTCGATTTCCCCCTCGCTTTTGGAATCACAGCATATAAAGATGTAGAGCAAGCAGAACGACTGCTACGGGCTATTTATAGACCACATAACTTTTACTGTTTTCATTTGGATTCAAAAATGCAACATCTGGACCGCAAAGCATTTGAAAGCATTGTGCGATGTTTTGATAATGTGTTCATCTCAGACAGGTCAGTAAATGTTACCTGGGGCAAATATTCTGTTTTAGAAGCGGAATTACTCTGCATGGAAAAACTTTGGCAACATAAAAAGTGGATATACTATATAAACCTGACAGGGCAAGAATTTCCATTAAAGACCAACCGTGAAATAGTTGCAATATTGGACGCTCTAGATGGCGCTAATATCGTTGATGGAACGTGGATAAG AGCTAGACAGAGATACTTCTACCGCTGGACAATAGCTGGACATCCGCCCCCTCATAAAATCCGACCAATCAAAGGCTCCGTACATGTTGCTGTTAACAGACATTTTGTAGATTTTGCTCTTCATGATGAAAGGGCTCTTGACTTCCTGGAATGGTTGAAGAAGACACAGATTCCGGATGAAACATTCTTTGCTTCACTTAATCATAATCCACACTTGGGAATTAATGGTTCCTTTTTAG GTGAGGCGGAAGAATATCCTCTGAAACCATCTTTGATGAGATATAAAAACTGGGAGTTTGGTCACGCTGTTTTTGTCAGAGGTTGTGCTGGTAAATATGTACGCAATGTCTGTGTGTTAGGAGTTGGTGATTTACAGAAAGCTTACAACGATATAGGATTGTTTGTCAATAAATTCAACCTGGATTTCGAGTACTTGGCTTTAGACTGCTTAGAGGAGATCTTGTATAAGAAAACGTGGGACCAATACGTGAAAGATGTAAAAATTGATActaattattataaacatttagATTATGTCAAAAAGAAATTATTCGTACCTCCACAAAATGGATGA
- the LOC123528307 gene encoding uncharacterized protein LOC123528307, whose protein sequence is MNSLKTLKPECFLKTFLVVIAIQTVLARPSTYRNGNYELHDKIPILEEDIKRGAEFQQAMHKFLHDNEHKELRKMLKLAIRFLDNEDYHNDELEVTGNMLSSEMPFYFDHVKSLVNGEASNLKRRVHRKRSSFDSIGHRGGLSGLGGSYTRRKLEFTFENLLPYLIEHMRRNGRDISDVDY, encoded by the exons atGAATTCGTTGAAAACGTTAAAGCCAGAATgctttttgaagacatttttagTAGTGATAGCTATACAAACTGTATTGGCAAGGCCGTCGACTTACAGAAAC GGGAACTATGAACTACATGACAAAATACCCATTCTGGAAGAAGACATAAAAAGAGGGGCGGAGTTTCAACAAGCCATGCACAAGTTCCTTCATGACAACGAACATAAAGAATTGCGCAAAATGCTAAAACTTGCTATACGATTTCTTGATAACGAAGATTATCATAATGACGAACTTGAAGTTACAGGGAACATGTTGTCATCTGAAATGCCATTTTACTTTGATCATGTCAAGTCATTGGTCAATGGGGAGGCTTCAAATCTTAAACGGCGTGTTCATCGAAAACGTAGCTCTTTCGACTCTATTGGACATCGCGGTGGACTTAGTGGATTAGGAGGATCCTACACACGAAGGAAACTCGAGTTtacatttgaaaatcttctgcCATATCTGATAGAGCACATGAGAAGAAATGGTAGAGATATTTCAGATGTTGACTATTAG